The Henckelia pumila isolate YLH828 chromosome 2, ASM3356847v2, whole genome shotgun sequence genome includes a window with the following:
- the LOC140879015 gene encoding kunitz trypsin inhibitor 5-like, translating into MKNDVMIFSFITLLMLLHTATQAQGQGDAVLDWDGNAVMTGETYYVLSVTAFTGGLEPYVVSNETCPYGVSQSRTGDGIPVKFSAADQGCVIHEDADLDISFSSSIECSPSNLWKKGDYDNATQQYFVTIGGIVGDGAFQIQRIVDSLPDPAAHHYKLVYCPKTCACCIRSKCNDVEIYDQFGDRRLAVITGKTSFNIVFYRNVPKIAKY; encoded by the coding sequence ATGAAGAATGATGTTATGATCTTCTCCTTCATCACTCTCCTGATGTTGTTGCACACCGCCACACAAGCCCAGGGTCAGGGCGACGCGGTGCTCGACTGGGACGGGAACGCGGTCATGACAGGCGAGACTTACTACGTGCTGTCGGTAACTGCTTTTACGGGCGGCCTCGAACCATACGTCGTGTCTAACGAAACCTGCCCATACGGTGTTTCTCAATCACGAACTGGAGATGGCATCCCAGTGAAATTCAGCGCCGCCGATCAGGGATGCGTGATCCATGAAGACGCCGATTTAGACATCTCTTTTTCTAGTTCGATCGAGTGCAGTCCGTCGAACCTGTGGAAAAAGGGGGACTACGACAATGCCACTCAGCAGTACTTCGTTACGATAGGTGGAATCGTTGGCGATGGCGCTTTTCAGATTCAAAGGATTGTGGACAGCCTTCCAGATCCAGCTGCTCATCATTATAAGCTTGTGTACTGCCCTAAGACATGTGCTTGTTGTATCCGCAGCAAGTGCAATGATGTCGAGATTTACGATCAATTCGGAGACAGGCGTTTGGCTGTGATCACTGGTAAAACCTCTTTCAACATTGTCTTCTACAGGAACGTACCCAAAATCGCGAAATACTGA